TGCCGATTTCTTCGGTCTGGGGACAACCAAGGGCTGAATTGTCCAGACACTCTTTCAGAGGCGGAAATTTCTTTATGTTGAGTATGTTAAACCGCTATCGCGATGAACTGGGAGTGCTGGCCCTGCCCCAGGAGATGGATGCCGCAATAAACCGTACCATCAATCATCTACAAACCAAATCTTCGAGGGTCTTTATTGAGAAAGCGGAAATCAATGAGAGTGAACTTTTGGTTGCCCTGGCTGTACAGAATTTGGCCGGTCACAAACTCCCAACTGCCTATCCCTCCCGTAGAGTCTGGATACACTTTAAGGTACAGGATGCAAACGGTAACACCGTATTTGAATCAGGAGCCGTGAATACTGACGGCTCCATAACAGGTAACGATAATGATCGGGAGGCAAATGCCTATGAACCGCACTATGCCGATATTACCAATGAAGAGCAGGTCCAGATCTATGAAGCCATACTGGCAGATCAGCATGATGAAGTCACCACAGGTCTGTTAACCGGCATTCGATTTATTAAAGACAACCGTATTCTGCCACGTGGATTTGATAAAGCCACGGCCGATGAAGATATCGCTGTACAGGGTTCAGCTTACAAAGATGGAGACTTCATTGGTGGCATGGACACTGTAACCTACCGAATTCCGGTAGAAGAGCCTTTCAGCTCGCATACAGTAACTGCCGAGCTGATATACCAACCCATTGCCTATCGATGGGCACAAAATCTGGATACCTATGACACTCCGGAGACCAACAGTTTTGTTCAATACTATGACTCCATGTCGGATAATTCATCGGTGGTACTAGCCAGCACAACTCTAACTGTTGAATAAATAACAGCCTCACCCTCAACCAATAGCGGTATGATGTGGGATTTTATATTACACCAGATCAATAGTTTACCCGTGATTATATGAACTTTAAATCTATTACTTACTGTCAGAATCATCATTACTGTAAATAGTGCAAAAACAACAAGCTGATGAATGACATAGCTCATAAGTACAGTGATAAGCAGAGGAGATTTAACGAGGAAATGAACCCTCACCTGGATGCATTGTATAACTTTGCCTTGCAGTTAACCTCAGACCCGAATGATGCCAAAGATTTGGTACAGGATACAATTGTGAAGGCATATCGGTTCTTTGATTCCTACGAGATGGGCACTAATGCCAAATCCTGGCTGTTTCGTATTTTGAATAACTCATATATCAATGACTATCGCAGAAAGTCTAACCTGCCAGGTTTTGTAGATTATGACGAAGTATCCTCCTTTTTTGAAATTATAAGAGATCAGCGGACAGACACTACCGATCTCGAAGATATGATCTATCGTGATCTGTTGAATGATGACATCTCTTATGCTCTGGCCAATCTCAAAGAAAAGTACCGCTCTGTCGTTGTGCTCTGTGATATTGAGGATTTTACCTATGAAGAGATATCCAACATGCTGGATCTGCCAATTGGCACCGTGCGATCTCGTCTGCACCGCGGACGTTTGCTACTCAAAGAACAGCTACTGGATTATGCCCGGAAAAAAGGATATGAACTGATAGCTTAGCCATCTTAATGTTATTTGCTAGCAGGACTCAATGATTTCTGTGAATACTAACCATTCAGATTAAAAATCCCGGCAAGGAAGAGAGCGCAATGATCAGGCAAATAACCAATAGTTTTTTAGCCCTCTTATAACCGATGAAATAGGTGAAAATGCCTGCTTTCACCAGTGTATTGGTGATAGTGGCTAATATCAATCCGTAGGCTGCGATTTCCCCGGGCAGGTTCTCTTCTGACATATCCAATAAGGTTAAGGTAATAGAGTCAATATCCACCATCCCCGATAGTATAGATAAGCCGTAGATCCCCGGCTCACCGAACCACTTAGTGCTCAATTCAGAAAGAAACATCACCACAGCCAGCAGAATACCGAATTGTATTGCGGTACTCAGTTGCAAAGGATTTTTCAGTGTGAAACGGTCGGATGATGTTTTACCTTCACTGTTCAATTGCAGCCAAACTGCAGCTATTAGTGAGGTAATTGCCATTGCGGCAACCGATGGAGCTACGATTGGAAATATCTGATGATTAAACAAAAGCACAAGTAAAAGCACTCTCCCAAGGGCCGTAAATGTCGCAATAAGTATACCGGTAGTCAGGATATCCGTAGATTTGGTTTTTTCACCGTAACGACCCAGGGTCACCGTAACGGCTAATGAAGAAACCAGAGAACCGGTAAAAGAGGTGAATAGCAGTCCTTTTTTCCTGCCAAGATATTTCATGGAAAAATATCCCGCATATGAGATGCCTGCTATCAGCACGACCATAGCCCAGAGTTCAAAAGGATTCCAAACCTTCCAGGGACCGAATCCGCGATTGGGCAAAAGTGGTAATAGAATGGCCGATATGAT
This is a stretch of genomic DNA from Halalkalibaculum roseum. It encodes these proteins:
- a CDS encoding sigma-70 family RNA polymerase sigma factor → MNDIAHKYSDKQRRFNEEMNPHLDALYNFALQLTSDPNDAKDLVQDTIVKAYRFFDSYEMGTNAKSWLFRILNNSYINDYRRKSNLPGFVDYDEVSSFFEIIRDQRTDTTDLEDMIYRDLLNDDISYALANLKEKYRSVVVLCDIEDFTYEEISNMLDLPIGTVRSRLHRGRLLLKEQLLDYARKKGYELIA
- a CDS encoding MgtC/SapB family protein; its protein translation is MFNDITDTQVLLKFGLILLLGFLVGIERGWSFKKKKEGQRTAGIRTFTLIALSGGLWGLLHNEVGDLLLGIAFLGFILIVMTGYYQHARKTGKLGLTTEMAAFLTFSLGIAVIKGYIVLPVSITILMVLLLSIKPELHKWVKTIEPSELYSGIVFLIISAILLPLLPNRGFGPWKVWNPFELWAMVVLIAGISYAGYFSMKYLGRKKGLLFTSFTGSLVSSLAVTVTLGRYGEKTKSTDILTTGILIATFTALGRVLLLVLLFNHQIFPIVAPSVAAMAITSLIAAVWLQLNSEGKTSSDRFTLKNPLQLSTAIQFGILLAVVMFLSELSTKWFGEPGIYGLSILSGMVDIDSITLTLLDMSEENLPGEIAAYGLILATITNTLVKAGIFTYFIGYKRAKKLLVICLIIALSSLPGFLI